The window ACTTTGAGGGGCCCTAACTAGTTAGCTCTGGTTGTGGCACCTTTTAAGCTCCCAGAATGAAAATCTCAGGTTGGTAAAGACCCTGAAAAAATAGCACTGAAGAAGAAGCAAGAGGGTCTCTGGATCCAGGAATATCCCATTATTTGGCAGGTTTCCCTTACCTCTGCTGGGATTAGCTTGTTAGACAATCCCAGAATAGCCCTCAAGCCAGCAACATCTCTGGCAAGTAGTGCTGGTTGCCTAAAGCTGTATTTTGGGTTTGGTTATGTCAGTTGTACCACTCTACCTTCCAGAACCATCCATCTGGGAGAGGTACCCTTGAGAAATGTTTTCAGGCTGAACCTGGCTCAGGATGAATCTTTAGGGAATATTAAAGAGACCACAGAACAAGTGATAAAGGAAAGGAGATAGAGGCCAGAGCTCTTGCACATAGGTGATCTGTTTTTCCTATCACAGGAGCTGTCCTTCAActttccagaagaaaaagaaaacaggtaacTTTGGGGGAGGGCCCTGGGGTAAAGCAAATTACAGAAGACATCACAACTGGAATCTTTGGAAAGGGCACAAGGGTAAAAAGGGAAGTGGGCTTGGAAGAAAAGGAGATAGTACATCAAAGAGAATCTTTAGTTTACTGGGTTCAAGGGCAGCCCTGAACTTGTGAatcttaattttttctcttagaGTGGTAGGGTTGGGcactcattctttcattcatttagtaAATGTCACAGAGCACTTATGTTGAATGTGAGCCACTCTGTGAGGTGGAAGCAGAGAGGCACAAGGGGAAGGACACGTGGTCTCACCCTGGAAGAGCTGAAAATAAAGTTCGAGAGGTAGActcataaataatgataatatcaTCTACTTGTGGTATAACAGATATACACACATGGGAGAATGAGAGAAGGCAGAGAATGCTTTAGCTGAGAAATTAGTTCATACAGAgacacagaaaggagagaaagcGAGAGAGACTTGATTGAAAGTGGCCGTCTGGTGTAACTGAGCACTTACTACCACATCGTAGTAATAGTCTTAGTTTACTAATTTGTCTGCCCTAGTAATCTATAAGCTCCCTGAAGCAGAGAAAACAGTCTCCTTATTCTTCTATCCCCAGAACCTGGCACAGagtcttaatatatatttatggaacTATGTCGGGGGTTGGTGAAAAATGAGGTTGGAAGATATTATGACCAGATTGTGAAAGGGCCAGATGGTGTACCCTGTGAAGGAGTTTGGATATAGGAATAGTAGAAGTGAAAGAAGTGGgaatggaggcagggagggtAGAAAGCCCATCACAGTAGTTTACCTGAAAAGGGCAATCTCAGcagaaacagagaagagagaatggaGTTAAGTTGAATTTCTTCCCTGCAGGGAACCAAGCAAGACGCACATTGAAGCAGCAGCAACAGCTGCAGCAGAATTGCACAAAGGTAATGACAGGCCTCCTCGCCTCTTGGGACTACTCAGACATGGGATCCCAGTACTCATCTTTTTAACCCTGGGACAGACACATCTCAGTCATCTGTAGAATTTGCTGGTTCTGCCCAGCCTCCTCTATCCCCAAAGAAGCAAAGTAAAGAGACATCAGTCTAACTTGCCCTGCACTGGCGTTGAGGGGCAAAAGCAAGTCAAGCATCTTCCTTAATTCTGTCGATTCCTTGCAGGACCATGAAACAAGAGGACATATGTATGAGCAGGTGTTACAGCAGCCCATCTCTCAAAAGAGGAGTCAAGACCTCACGTTGGAAGAGAGCAACTTACATTATGCAGACATTCAAGTGTGTAGTCTTACCCAGCCACGCTCTGCCAGTGAGGTGAAACACTGGTATTTAGAAAATGCTACAGAGTATGCCACCCTTTGCTTCCCCCAGGCCACAACTCGATATGACAGCAAGAATGGGACTCTGGTGTGAGCCTCCAGAGGAAGGACATTTTCCATCATTTTGCCACTACTCCTGTGGGGAGAATCCACTGCTTTGGGGAATTGGGTGGCCCAGAGATGTTGGCCACCCTTTAATCTTAAAGAGTTCTAGAGCCCTTTGGAATTGTGGATGTCTCCAGCCTGTCTCCTAGGCTTATTTGCCATCGTTAGTTGTGGTTGGGTTAGTTACGGGTGGAAGAGTTCAACAAAAAAAGGTTAAGTGGACTGTGCAGAAAGGTAGGTCTTTTGACCCCTAACATTATTCGGGCTCTGAAGTGCAGAAAGAACAGGTTATAGTTCATGATAAGCTGATcatgtaaagttttatttaatggtATCTCTTTTACACACCTTAAACTCCAAAGTTGAAGAGGAGATGCTCTGGAAAACCATTCTGAACTTTTGCACACAGCCTCCAGGGTTGGCTTGGGCAGTTCCCTCAGTGGCGGGGTCAACGGTTCCACACCTAGGAAGGCTAATGGGGGCATGGGGGCACGGAGGACGCTTTCTCCAACCACTGACCACTGAGAACTTCAGGTCACCAAACATCTTGGAGAAACCCGGAAACTCCTCTTGGCTGAACTGGTAGCTATTGCCCCGTGGAGCCGCTAAATGAATAAATGGCGTGAGGAACAGGCCTGGTCCGTTTTCTGGGGCAGAGTTTTGCAGCGGGTCCCCGCCCAACTGAAAAGTTCAACCAGTACAAGCGCCTGGGAGACTCATTCTCTCTGCCAGCGCTGGGGGCGGGCCTGGGGTGTGGTTTGGACGAACAGCGGAAGGACTCTCATTGGTTGAAGAAAGGCCCTGGGCGGGGCCCCGACCGGCATGAGGCGGGTCCAGACTAACAGGGGGCGTGGCCAGGGAGACAACGGGGTCAAGGCCTGCCGGGGTTGTAGTCTGGTGGGTTAGGAGGCGGGTCCGGGGCGGTGGGGGCGGAGTCTGGGTTGGCAGGAGGTGGGATCCGGGTCCGCGGGGTCTGGGGCGCGATCTAACCCGGCGGGCGTGGGCCAACCGGAGGCGGGGTCCGGAAGGCTGGGGTGTGGAATCAGGGCCGGTCGCGGCTGGCTGGTGCCGGCTGCTGGAGGGCGGACGCCTCCGTGTCACCATGGCAGCGAGAACGCAGCGGCGACGCCAGAGAAAGTGCAGGCCCAGtccaaaaggactggggacggaGATGCTGAACCGGACAGAACGATGCTTTAAAAGGTAGGTGATAAAAGTGACTGGCAACTGGAAAATACTACCACGAGTTGAACGCCCAGATCGGGGTACTGGGGACATGCGGAGGGGGCGATGGTGAGATAAGAATGAGGCGGAAATATCAGGATCTgatccctctctgagccttgtaGATTCTTAGTGTGCAGTTTCTGTTTCAGAGTTTAAAGAAGAGGCGTATCGCTCTTCCCTTTCTCAACTTGCACACCTTCCTCCCCAAATGTCGCTGACCCTCGGTTGGTCCCTAAGAGGGATTATTCTCTGAAAATAGGTAGAGTACTGAAAATGAAATCCCAGCACAAAAAAGTTGATAAGAATAGTATCAACTTCATAGTGTGCTTGTGAGAATTTAAAGGACTTGCAGCAGTGTATAGTTCGTACTCAAATGTTGGCTGCCACTatcttcatcatcattattattttactggcttgttctctgtgctctggtgcaGACCTAGATAGTACAAGGGATTTATGCAAGGTGAACCAGAGGGCTACCACCACTAATTGTTGGAGCAACTCCGtagtctattttctttctttttttattggtgcattttagttgtacataatggtgggatttgttgttacatattagtacatgcacacaatataacaatataatttggccaatatccctccccagcactctcccccaaccccctggtccctttcctgtcttccactgatctcctttgcttttcattcgctcaccccccccccccactcgcttttcttttccttttccctctttagcttccacatgtgagagaaaacaggacccttgacattctgagtttggcttatttcacttaacataatggtgtcaagttccattcatttttcctgcaaatgacaatttcattttttttatgccTACCATATTTTCTGTATGTTAGCGTGGGGGTAAAAAAAATTACCTCTACTTCCAGTGTTTGCTTTGAAAACTTCAAATGCTATATACACATGGGTACActagaattatatattttggagTTAAAGTTGAATTCTGGGAATTAAAGAATAAAGGCCAAGAAGCAAAGCTCCCAATATTTCTCCTAATTTTCTTCAGAATATATACTATGGCCCTtgactgataagtgaatgagtgAGGGAAATGAATAGGAGACATCACTCTTTATTTCCATGAAAGCATAACTAATTAGGATTTAAAATGCCATTGGCATAGCCCTGTTGTGATTATACTACTTTAGGTTAGATTTCCTGTCAACCAGGGTCTTATTTCTGGTACTTCAAGATTCTTAAGTTAGTAGGTTGGGAGAAGGGCCTGACCCCACTTGTTGGTTTAGCTTGTGGAATTTCATTCTCTTCCTGTATATTTGCACAttcattcttttcctattttaaggTGGCCCTGATTTGACTCTTCTGGGGACTCTGAAGATGGGGACTCAAGTGGTTATGAGATTCTGTAATTCCTTGGTGCCAGCAAAGCCCTCTGTAAGTCTGTGGTGCACTGTTGAGAGGAGCGTGGTGACATTACTGGAATTTCAGGACAGTTCTACATGTGGAGGGTGGGGGGTTTCTCCATTAGAACTAAGATCCTGGAACAGAATTGTtatatttgctttcttgtttCCTCTTCTTATGGAAATTCTAGCTCACATAAGCCTTGATTCATGGTCtttttctggaattaaaaaaatcagacaaaaatggaaaaactttaGCAGTTAATAAGGACATATGCATTGTTTAAAAGACTTTTAAAGTTTGTCTTAGAAATAACATAATTACAGAGCATTTGAGAAATATCATAAAACatgatttcaaaaaaaaaacccaccaggGTATAAGTCTTCCATCCAAGTAAGCACtgttaatatgttttttttttaaatcttttttagatgctgatagatctttattttattcatctagttatatgtggtgctgagaattgaacccagtgccatacacatgttaggcaagtactctaccactgagtcccaacCAGCCCCAACACTGttaatattttggaataatttgttcAACCTTTTTGTCTTCATAAATGTTCTACAGGAGATCATATTAtgtgtaaacttaaaaaaatttttttctgtggtattgggtttgaacccagaagagttctaccactaagctatatccttagccctttttattttgagacagggtcttgctaaattgtagAGGCTAGCCTCAgtcttatgatcttcctgcctcagcctcctcctgggattacaggaatgtgccccCGACACCCAGTTTATGTGCAAGCTTTTcgactttgcttttttttttttttttttttttggtaccagggattgaacctagaggagcttaaccactaagccccagtcccagtccttttttcattttttatttttgagacacgGTATggctacattgcttagggccttgctaaattgtagaggctggctttgaacttgcaacctgCCTGCCTCACTGCCCCAtgctactaggattacaggtgtgtgccaccatggccaGTTCACTCCATGTTTCTTAatatgaaattcttaaaatgtttgttttattggGGGAACATATGTTGGTAAacattgtaattttcttttctttcttttctttttttttttgtaccagatattgaactcaggggcactcaaccactgagccacatccccagccgtattttttattttatttagagacagggtctcactgagttgcttagctccttgcctttgctgaggctgtttcctcctgcctcagcctcctgagctgctgggattacaggctggaGCCACTATGCCTGGtggtaactttcttttttaaaaaatattttttagttgtagtggTTAATggaccttttctttctttctttatttttatgtggtgctgaagattgaacccagtgtctcacacgtgctaggcacgtgctctaccactgagctacagccccagcccccaatgGTTGTAATTTTCTTGACCAGTGCTTTGTCATTGGATTTTTAGATTGCCGAGCCTCACCCCTTACATTACAAATAAGTAATTGAAGACAACTTCAAAGGATATGTACATTTACAATAAGAAGTTATCTTGTAAAAGAAGAATTGTGATGCCAGATTTGTATACATCCTTCCAGAGCAGCTGGAAGTCAGTTGGGAGATAGAAAGATCAAACATATGAAGTTTTGGCTATTCTTGGGTTCCAAAGAAagattgtgggtttttttttttttttttttttttttttttttgcggtgctggggattgaatccagggtcttgtgcttgcaagacaagcactctaccaactgagctatacccccagcccgaAAGATTGTGTTTCGATAATGTAATTAATAATGTGGAGCCCTAAAACAGTATGATTGGCAGTGCAGAAGCCATGGGGGCATTTATGGAGTTTTCATGGTAGAGAAAACTCCAGGGTCACTTCTAAAATATCCACCAGATGTCGCTATGTTGATCCAATTTTCACCCACAGGATAGCTGGCAGATAACttcaaatgtgaattttaaagatTCATGTAGAATATATTTGCATATCTGCTCTGGTACAGTTTATATTAAGCTCTACCATCTGGTGATTGCTTTGGCAGCATCTTAGTCTCTCACTATCCTGTCTCGCTTTCCTTCTTCTACCCATTTCGTCTGACACATTCACCCTGTGCACTCTTCCTCTGTCCTAATGTTTTACTTGTCTTTCTTTtactatattttcttccagtcttgtTTCTCCCCTTTATTGGTCATGTGCATATTTATGTGTAATTGTCAGTTCTTCAAGTTTTTGCTAAAAGGACAGGACCTCTAGCAGGACCTGTAGCATAGGACATACAATAGGTGCTCAACCTGTATTTAATGaatgtttaatgaatgaatgcctggataaaggagaggaaaatatATTAAGACACCACAAATTATACTTGACTTGAGAATACagtaaaagagacaaagaagactgggggtgtagctcattggtagaccacttgcttagtgtgcatgaggccctgggttctattaccagcacagcaaaacaacaacaagaacaacaaaatgcagataacaacaaaaacaaacaaaaaacccaaagagAGTGGAAGACAAAGATTTACAGTCCTGAATTAACTGTAATTAAATGCTAAATGATACAGTATTGAGCATGCtagatattaaaaagagaaagattcattcattcagtacaTATTTTATGTGCCAGACAATATTCTTGGTTCTAGGGATAAACCAGTAACAAAACATAAAATCCCTTGCCCTCATGAGTTTACAGGAGGAAGCTGATATTAGTTGAAATGAAACCAACATTTTCAATATAGTTGTAAGACTTTTTACagaaatttttagattttaagcATATCTTTACATTAGAACTGTCTATACTATGAAAACtccaatgaaaatttaaataaagacagaaagataGAGGTAAGAGAAAGCCAAATGTGAAGAATGACATTTGAGAAGAGACCTGAAGGAGGAGCAGAGATCAGTCCTGGGTCATCTGGGAAATGAGTGTTTGAGATAGATCAAAATTAAGAGTGACCAGAGATTGGAATACAattcagtgggagagtgcttgcctaacatgtgtgaagacttgagtttgatctccagcactgcaaacaaaactCAGTGGTCGGGGAGTTTCATGGAAAAAATGGAACTTGAACTAGATAGACATAATGATGCATTGGGTAACAGAAGGGTAGAGTGTGGGGCATTCCTGGCAGAGGATCAGCTGTGAAGGCATGAAGGTGAAAATGAGCTTTGTGAAACTGAGAGACAGTGAGGAGCCCCCTAACCTGCACAGAGTGATCTGGGCGGGGAGGCCTTAAGAGTTAGACACAAAGAATTTATTAATATACTGAGGAAAAGTGAGTGTTTGACGACATAGAACAGCAAGGAGAATGTATCATCTAAGAAAGATTTAGATGAATGTGGACTGGCAAATGGAAAAGTCTGGAGACAAAAGGAGCAGTTTTAgggtgggggtatagctcagtggtagagagcttgcttagcataagtgaggccctgggtttgatccccagcactgtaatacataaataaataaacaaataaatacacaggAGCCAGGACTATTCACAACCTTGCTGATAAGTATGAGTCTTTTTGTATGTCTTTGCTGATGTCTCTGAATGTGAATGTAATGGAAGTTGTAAACATGTTACCCTCAAGGAATTCAGCTAatgtgagaaaagagaaaaagaatgaagagcagaggtggaggtggtgcatgcctgtaatcccagcagctggggaggctgaggcaagaggcagAACACAGGacgcaggagttcaaagccaccctctgcaaaagcaaggcactaagcaactcaatgagaccctgtctgtaataaaatacaaaaatagggctggggatgggctggggatgtgactcagtggttgagtgcccctgagttcaatccctggtacaaaaaaaaaaagatgaagaaattgtttcagaggatcatttaaaatattttcattgataattttaattatttgtctaTTGAAACTCCGTTTCTGTTTCTTTATCGTCATGAATGATTGCCCATTATAGATGTGTTAAATTTCTCATAGGTGTGAATCACACATCTTAGTTTTACTCAGAGAGAAGTCACAGGCAATATTTCCACCAAATGACAGCTTTGTTTAAGGCAGAAAGTCTAACTTAGGGAAACATGTTATTGTACTTATAAATAGAAGGGATAAATGAATGTGTTTGGTAACCATACATtggttttttcattcattcatttactcattcattgatCTAAAAACATTAACTTTGTGCCTTCTATGTAGTAAGTGTCATATAAAAGTAATGTATAATGGTTAAAAGCCTGGACTTTGGCCTCATCATTTAGTAGCTATTGTACCTGGAGCTAATTACTTAGCctctgaacttctttttcttcatatttgaaaGATATAACTATTTATGGAATTGGTGAACCCCCCCAAAAACACATATGTATATTGGTGCTTAGTATAGGATTTGGCACGTAGTAAAATTTCTAACTTGCTATGTTACTGTTATGTTAGATAGTTGGGTAACTTTTAGTTGTGCGGGAAGTGTTTACCATTATTGCCAAAATAATGCAGAACTGAGGAGACAAGATATAAGTTCAGAAATCATACAGCATGACAGATATGCAGAAAGCAGTTTGGGGCAATTCTTGGCTTCTTCCAGGCAGAGTGAGTGACAGGCCTGCAGAAGTGGGAGTGGTTCCATTTACCCAGACTGCTTGCAGTTTTCCCACATACAGGCTCTAGTGATGTTGATTGTTGCCCCAGTTATCCTAGTTGTTTCAGCTAACCCACTTATTCTCCCAATTCTTGTGTTGTTATCACAACAGGGAGGGTAAGGGAAAATGGAATAGTAAATATTAGTGTTGCTTAGAGCTAATGCTTAGTTCTTTATGTGGTCTGCTTTCAGATCATGATAAGTATAGAGAACatatcctctgaaagaaaaaacatagaAACATCATGTGGTCCAACAAGATTTTGTGCTTCTTCCAAGTGTGAAAGGCCGACTATATGTGAATTAGAGTGTTTTTGGAACATTTCAATAGTTGTGTAGAGACAAACTATTTTTGAAATCATACTATCTAtacttaaatgaattaaaattaaataccatTAACATTTTTGTTCCACAGTTGCTCTTAGACCCATTTCAAGGGTTCAGTGACCACAAGTGGCTAGTACCTACTATATTGGACAGTGTGAAAATAGAACATTTCCGTTTTCTTAGAAAGTTCTAGTGGACACTACTGTTCTAGAATATGTGAATGATGAAGTCACTGACTTTCAGGAATAGTGCAACCTTGGACCATATTCCCtataataaatcttttattaaGTCACTGCAACGCTTCCTTAATTTCTCCAGCATAATGTGAAAGGCCATGCACAGCGTCAGGCCTCAGAGGCCGTTGGTTCAGATCTTAGCACCCATATTGGCTTGTTGAATGACTGTGAGCACCTCTCTTagctttgattcctttttatgtGAAATAAGGGAGTTGGGCCAAATGAGATCTTTATTCTGgagttttatttaataaatccTTCCCCAAAAGCTTTGAGCTAATATGTCTTATTTTGACAAAACTTAAGTTTGAAAAACAGATTTCTTGGCATAGATAACTGTCAGTAGGCTTCAATGTCTGAGTGTTTTTCTGCTGTATCCAAAGCATGATGGGCTCTTAACCAATCAGAATTCTCTACCTATGAAACCACCAACTGGGTGTTTTGGTTTTGCATCAGTATGCATGTTAATGAGTTGCATGCAATTCTGTACAATTAGAAGTTTCATACTTCTCTTTCTAAAGGTCTTCTTTGCATTAACATAGGTTAGTGACTTTCCTGATGGTATTACTCCACAAACTGAGATAATGGTGAAGGGAATTCTGGGCAATTATAACTCTCCAACTAGATTATGAAACAGTAGTCCTTTGACCTGGGGACAGCTCATGCTCAGTTTAATTTGGTATCTTCCTAGCTTTATCCAGAATTGAGCCCACGACATTTAACCAAGAGCGGTGGTTCAGCACCTGTAATGAATGGCTTTACACTTCCTGCCTCTTGTGGGCAGGAGCAGGTGTGTATTTTTCCAGAAGCATTTTTGTGTTTAACAGCTTTAGACATTCAGATAAAATATTGCTTATTTGGTTGCTCcagataccattttttttttaagtgacctGAGGAGGAAGTCATTAAGTTGAATAAGACTCATTTACTGACTTTTCTTGCTAAAATACTGTGGGGGTTTGAGGAGGGAATCTGGGCATTCTGAAAAATGATGTGTAgaggtttttatgttttttggtttttttggggggggagggttggcagtattggagattgaatccagggcctctcacatgctagaaAAGCACTTAACCAGTAGGCCACATCCTTggccttaattttttatttttcttttaaaattttgggacagcgttgcccaggatggcctcaaactgtgatcttcctgcctgtcCCCCAGCTCCccatcccaagtagctggaattgcaggcttgcaccaccacacccagttgaGTCCTAGCTTCTTGAGCTGCCTGTCACTGACCAGCTGTGTCCCAGGGCCTGGCTTTGAAATTCTCTAAGTCTTCACCAGCTCTGTAAACCATTCCCCTCCATCTGGGATGGTAAGGTGGAATGTAATTGGGCACTCAATGTGGAATATAATATGAGCATTCAATCAACTTCGTGTTTTTCTATAAAGTTTGCACTGAACATGCAAAtgattaatattcttaaaagtaaatgagTCAAGGCTGTGACTTGAATAACTAGAAGCAGAGGTGAATAGTTCTGTTTCCCTTGAGGAAGCTTTTATCTCTTTCAACTGTACCACggtgtttttgtgatttttattttaattaaaacctatttatttaaaaaagatcATTAATAAGTatgggttttccttttttttttttttttttatactggggatcaaacccaggggcattttaccacagagcaacattcccaacccctttttattttaaagtttgagacgagatcttgttaaattgcttagggccttactaaattactgaggctgacctggaacttgcatcctcctccctcagcaccctcagtcgttgggattacaggagtgtgccactgaaTCCGGCTGGGTTTTAACACATTTTGGTAAAGCCTTGGTCATGCTTGGTTTACTGATGCTTCTCTTGTGAACCTGTGATTTGTTTGACACTGTTCTGTTAAATATGTACCAATTAGCATCACTACCCAAAAGTTCTTTacccccttttcctctcttttttcttcctctcctttctgctTCCTCTTATTTTAGCCTAGCCTCACTGTACCGCCCCATGTGGAAAAAGGTTGCTGTTTGCTATGATTCACTCCCTTTCCCACCCACCTTGTGGTGTgctgtggtggggtggggtgctTGTGGCCTTAAaccagcagtgtgtgtgtgtaaaacgcGTGCTCTCACCAGTACACCAACTGCAAGCTTGGTTGTGCGCATTTGTGTGATTGCAGGCATATGCACACATTGGCACGCCCGCTCGTGTGTCAGCGGGTGCGTATATGTGAATGCACGCAAAGCGCGCCTGCCTGCAAAATTGGTGTGTGTCTGGGTGTGCAGCGCACACGCCCATCCCGCCGCCCGGAGTGAgagcgtgtatgtgtgtgtgtgtttgtgtttgtgagcgtgtgtgtgtgcgtgtgtgagagaGACGCGCGCACGCACACGCAGCCCGCCAGCCTGCGCGCCCGCGGGCTCCCCGCACGCACGCCGGGCCTGGGGCCGCCGGCCTGGAAACCCCTCCATCCTGTGAGCG of the Sciurus carolinensis chromosome 11, mSciCar1.2, whole genome shotgun sequence genome contains:
- the C11H11orf52 gene encoding uncharacterized protein C11orf52 homolog isoform X1; its protein translation is MRKPLYVGKTAVLLGRPYAMGNQLCCRGSWSCPSTFQKKKKTGNQARRTLKQQQQLQQNCTKDHETRGHMYEQVLQQPISQKRSQDLTLEESNLHYADIQVCSLTQPRSASEVKHWYLENATEYATLCFPQATTRYDSKNGTLV
- the C11H11orf52 gene encoding uncharacterized protein C11orf52 homolog isoform X2; this translates as MSEKQLCSLGDHTPWETSSAAEEAGNQARRTLKQQQQLQQNCTKDHETRGHMYEQVLQQPISQKRSQDLTLEESNLHYADIQVCSLTQPRSASEVKHWYLENATEYATLCFPQATTRYDSKNGTLV